One region of Eupeodes corollae chromosome 1, idEupCoro1.1, whole genome shotgun sequence genomic DNA includes:
- the LOC129944765 gene encoding homeobox protein Nkx-2.5-like, translating into MTKVCYFLEDSTHVTSSRSELRKNGKPRAKRKPRVLFSQAQVLELERRFRQQKYLTGAEREVIAHKLNLSATQVKIWFQNRRYKSKRMECDNGCADPSAASKCSLDWKKYPVVGVYGVESRKSSPMEGMTMHMHGSVGIVPVGSGAAQPPPYPSNVTNHSGGVGGVKYEIPANNHHETDVHFINAYEPPKAYWL; encoded by the coding sequence ATGACTAAAgtatgttattttttagaaGACTCTACCCACGTGACTTCGTCACGCTCTGAATTGCGAAAGAATGGAAAACCTCGAGCCAAACGAAAGCCTCGCGTCCTGTTCTCCCAAGCTCAAGTTCTCGAGCTCGAACGCAGATTCCGTCAGCAGAAATACCTAACCGGTGCCGAACGTGAAGTTATCGCTCACAAATTGAATCTTTCTGCGACCCAGGTGaaaatttggtttcaaaatcgCCGTTACAAGTCGAAACGTATGGAATGTGATAATGGCTGTGCAGATCCGTCGGCTGCCTCAAAGTGCAGCCTCGACTGGAAGAAGTATCCAGTTGTTGGAGTTTATGGTGTCGAATCGAGGAAGTCATCGCCAATGGAGGGCATGACAATGCATATGCACGGATCAGTAGGAATTGTACCAGTTGGTTCAGGGGCAGCGCAACCCCCTCCATATCCATCAAACGTCACTAACCATAGTGGTGGGGTTGGTGGAGTTAAATATGAAATACCTGCGAATAATCATCATGAAACAGACGTGCATTTCATCAATGCTTATGAACCTCCAAAAGcttattggctttaa